The proteins below come from a single Papaver somniferum cultivar HN1 chromosome 11, ASM357369v1, whole genome shotgun sequence genomic window:
- the LOC113321041 gene encoding uncharacterized protein LOC113321041: MVVRQLISSSKTIFLALSCLSLVYLFVSVLVNQAPILDNIWLRKSDYAEISSETTINHVVFGIASASNSWENRKEYVRLWWKPEQMRGCVFLDAMPPLQQNDANSTSLPPLCVSEDTSRFRYSFKGGDRSAIRVARVLLETVNLNHSNVRWFVFGDDDTVFFAENLVKTLSKYDHKLWYYIGSISETFVQNDHVLSSFEMAYGGGGFAVSYSLAKVLAKVLDSCLDRYPHLYGSDARIYSCLAELGVSLTHEVGFHQVDLRGNLFGLLASHPLAPLISLHHLDKADPIFPNKTTHQAVEHLLKAATTDPHRVVQQTICYDNMFSRTISISWGHAVQIFEGNVLVRDLLQVRNTFKLWREDISNTDLYMFNTRKIDSNPCKRPTIFFLENLSTNLNTNDPVIKSIYKSNGIGNCFKKKDLTKKLQEIRVFAHKLDLHIKLEARRRQCCDVLPFSSNDKVLNIAIRECGEDELAYMHQ, translated from the exons ATGGTAGTTCGCCAGTTGATCAGCAGTTCTAAAACCATCTTTTTAGCCTTATCCTGTCTTAGTTTAGTCTATCTTTTTGTATCAGTACTAGTAAATCAAGCACCTATATTGGATAACATTTGGTTAAGAAAATCAGACTATGCTGAAATTTCTTCCGAAACAACAATAAATCATGTGGTTTTTGGAATTgcttcagcttccaattcatGGGAAAACCGGAAGGAATACGTTCGTCTATGGTGGAAGCCAGAACAAATGAGAGGCTGTGTATTTCTCGATGCAATGCCGCCGTTGCAGCAGAATGATGCTAATTCTACTTCTCTTCCTCCTTTATGTGTGTCCGAGGATACTTCGCGGTTCCGGTACAGCTTTAAAGGAGGTGATCGATCTGCTATACGCGTAGCACGAGTTTTGCTGGAAACTGTGAATTTAAACCATTCAAACGTGCGATGGTTTGTTTTCGGTGACGATGATACTGTCTTCTTCGCTGAGAATCTAGTGAAGACACTGTCCAAGTATGATCACAAGCTTTGGTATTATATTGGATCTATTTCGGAAACGTTCGTGCAGAATGACCATGTTTTATCTTCATTTGAAATGGCTTATGGTGGAGGTGGCTTCGCTGTAAGTTACTCTCTTGCAAAAGTTTTAGCTAAGGTTTTGGATTCGTGCCTGGATCGCTATCCTCATCTTTATGGAAGTGATGCTAGGATTTACTCTTGTTTAGCCGAGCTCGGCGTTTCTTTGACTCATGAAGTTGGATTTCATCAG GTTGATCTTCGCGGTAATCTGTTCGGATTACTGGCCTCGCATCCATTAGCACCTTTGATATCTCTTCATCACTTGGATAAAGCTGACCCTATATTTCCCAACAAGACAACGCATCAAGCAGTTGAACATCTACTGAAAGCTGCAACAACTGACCCTCATAGAGTAGTGCAACAAACAATTTGCTACGACAACATGTTTTCAAGAACAATATCGATTTCTTGGGGTCACGCTGTTCAGATTTTTGAAGGTAATGTTCTTGTTCGGGATCTTCTTCAAGTCAGGAATACGTTCAAGCTATGGAGGGAAGACATATCAAACACAGATCTGTACATGTTCAATACTCGAAAAATTGATAGTAATCCATGCAAAAGACCCACAATTTTCTTTCTGGAAAATTTATCGACAAATCTGAATACAAATGATCCTGTCATTAAGAGCATTTACAAGAGCAATGGTATTGGGAACTGCTTCAAAAAGAAGGACTTGACTAAGAAACTGCAAGAAATCCGAGTGTTCGCACATAAGCTAGACCTTCATATTAAGCTGGAAGCGCGGAGACGGCAATGCTGTGATGTCTTGCCTTTTTCGTCAAATGACAAAGTTCTCAATATTGCTATTAGAGAATGTGGAGAAGATGAACTAGCTTACATGCATCAATAA
- the LOC113324663 gene encoding uncharacterized protein LOC113324663, whose amino-acid sequence MIAYENGLIVLWDISESRVVLFRGHKDLQLKDDQVVEENTSELEQEEKEISSLCWASLDGSILAVGYVDGDIFLWNMLSAFSIKGPQAGGSFIDAVKLQLSSGKRKIPVIVLHWSANSRSNNERGGQLFIYGGDDIGSEEVLTALSLECSSGKIQ is encoded by the exons ATGATAGCATATGAGAATGGGTTGATCGTCCTCTGGGATATTTCTGAAAGTCGGGTTGTCCTTTTTAGAGGCCACAAGGATCTCCAATTGAAGGATGATCAGGTGGTTGAGGAAAATACATCTGAGTTAGAGCAAGAGGAGAAAGAAATAAGCTCTCTATGTTGGGCATCTCTTGATGGATCCATTCTTGCTGTTGGATATGTGGAtggtgatatttttctatggaaCATGTTAAGTGCGTTCTCTATCAAAGGTCCACAAGCTGGGGGATCATTTATTGATGCTGTTAAGCTACAATTATCTTCTGGGAAAAGAAAGATTCCGGTCATTGTCTTACATTGGTCCGCAAATAGTAGATCGAACAATGAGCGTGGAGGGCAATTATTTATCTATGGAGGTGATGACATAGGATCTGAAGAAGTCCTTACT GCCTTGAGTCTTGAATGTTCCTCCGGTAAAATCCAATAA